A single Ziziphus jujuba cultivar Dongzao chromosome 11, ASM3175591v1 DNA region contains:
- the LOC107435029 gene encoding uncharacterized protein LOC107435029 isoform X3 yields the protein MAVGRRNQVLLGLALVMILGIAVYLRLWTIDYTVSADDTELLRRQFDLANKEAMDESAEWRLKYDVEAERATKCLGELNKQIKESYKKDEHDGNINQKLAVLKKICGLWLVT from the exons ATGGCGGTCGGAAGGAGAAACCAAGTACTTTTGGGGTTGGCGTTGGTGATGATTTTGGGAATAGCTGTTTACTTGAGACTTTGGACCATAGACTACACTGTCTCTGCTGATGACACTGAGCTCCTGAG ACGGCAGTTTGACCTCGCTAACAAAGAGGCGATGGATGAATCTGCAGAGTGGAGGTTGAAATATGATGTGGAAGCTGAAAGGGCTACTAAATGTTTGGGGGAACTTAATAAG caGATTAAGGAGTCTTATAAGAAGGATGAGCATGATGGTAACATCAACCAGAAATTGGCTGTGCTAAAGAAG ATTTGTGGCCTCTGGCTGGTTACTTGA
- the LOC107435029 gene encoding uncharacterized protein LOC107435029 isoform X4, translating to MAVGRRNQVLLGLALVMILGIAVYLRLWTIDYTVSADDTELLRRQFDLANKEAMDESAEWRLKYDVEAERATKCLGELNKIKESYKKDEHDGNINQKLAVLKKICGLWLVT from the exons ATGGCGGTCGGAAGGAGAAACCAAGTACTTTTGGGGTTGGCGTTGGTGATGATTTTGGGAATAGCTGTTTACTTGAGACTTTGGACCATAGACTACACTGTCTCTGCTGATGACACTGAGCTCCTGAG ACGGCAGTTTGACCTCGCTAACAAAGAGGCGATGGATGAATCTGCAGAGTGGAGGTTGAAATATGATGTGGAAGCTGAAAGGGCTACTAAATGTTTGGGGGAACTTAATAAG ATTAAGGAGTCTTATAAGAAGGATGAGCATGATGGTAACATCAACCAGAAATTGGCTGTGCTAAAGAAG ATTTGTGGCCTCTGGCTGGTTACTTGA
- the LOC107435029 gene encoding uncharacterized protein LOC107435029 isoform X2 encodes MAVGRRNQVLLGLALVMILGIAVYLRLWTIDYTVSADDTELLRRQFDLANKEAMDESAEWRLKYDVEAERATKCLGELNKIKESYKKDEHDGNINQKLAVLKKENAALLAQVEALKQELESEKLKCSLP; translated from the exons ATGGCGGTCGGAAGGAGAAACCAAGTACTTTTGGGGTTGGCGTTGGTGATGATTTTGGGAATAGCTGTTTACTTGAGACTTTGGACCATAGACTACACTGTCTCTGCTGATGACACTGAGCTCCTGAG ACGGCAGTTTGACCTCGCTAACAAAGAGGCGATGGATGAATCTGCAGAGTGGAGGTTGAAATATGATGTGGAAGCTGAAAGGGCTACTAAATGTTTGGGGGAACTTAATAAG ATTAAGGAGTCTTATAAGAAGGATGAGCATGATGGTAACATCAACCAGAAATTGGCTGTGCTAAAGAAG GAAAACGCAGCATTACTTGCACAAGTTGAAGCCTTAAAACAAGAACTCGAGTCTGAGAAGCTGAAGTGCAGCTTACCTTAG
- the LOC107435029 gene encoding uncharacterized protein LOC107435029 isoform X1: MAVGRRNQVLLGLALVMILGIAVYLRLWTIDYTVSADDTELLRRQFDLANKEAMDESAEWRLKYDVEAERATKCLGELNKQIKESYKKDEHDGNINQKLAVLKKENAALLAQVEALKQELESEKLKCSLP, translated from the exons ATGGCGGTCGGAAGGAGAAACCAAGTACTTTTGGGGTTGGCGTTGGTGATGATTTTGGGAATAGCTGTTTACTTGAGACTTTGGACCATAGACTACACTGTCTCTGCTGATGACACTGAGCTCCTGAG ACGGCAGTTTGACCTCGCTAACAAAGAGGCGATGGATGAATCTGCAGAGTGGAGGTTGAAATATGATGTGGAAGCTGAAAGGGCTACTAAATGTTTGGGGGAACTTAATAAG caGATTAAGGAGTCTTATAAGAAGGATGAGCATGATGGTAACATCAACCAGAAATTGGCTGTGCTAAAGAAG GAAAACGCAGCATTACTTGCACAAGTTGAAGCCTTAAAACAAGAACTCGAGTCTGAGAAGCTGAAGTGCAGCTTACCTTAG
- the LOC107435029 gene encoding uncharacterized protein LOC107435029 isoform X5 yields the protein MAVGRRNQVLLGLALVMILGIAVYLRLWTIDYTVSADDTELLRRQFDLANKEAMDESAEWRLKYDVEAERATKCLGELNKQIKESYKKDEHDGNINQKLAVLKKEYTK from the exons ATGGCGGTCGGAAGGAGAAACCAAGTACTTTTGGGGTTGGCGTTGGTGATGATTTTGGGAATAGCTGTTTACTTGAGACTTTGGACCATAGACTACACTGTCTCTGCTGATGACACTGAGCTCCTGAG ACGGCAGTTTGACCTCGCTAACAAAGAGGCGATGGATGAATCTGCAGAGTGGAGGTTGAAATATGATGTGGAAGCTGAAAGGGCTACTAAATGTTTGGGGGAACTTAATAAG caGATTAAGGAGTCTTATAAGAAGGATGAGCATGATGGTAACATCAACCAGAAATTGGCTGTGCTAAAGAAG GAATATACTAAGTAG
- the LOC107435029 gene encoding uncharacterized protein LOC107435029 isoform X6, with amino-acid sequence MAVGRRNQVLLGLALVMILGIAVYLRLWTIDYTVSADDTELLRRQFDLANKEAMDESAEWRLKYDVEAERATKCLGELNKIKESYKKDEHDGNINQKLAVLKKEYTK; translated from the exons ATGGCGGTCGGAAGGAGAAACCAAGTACTTTTGGGGTTGGCGTTGGTGATGATTTTGGGAATAGCTGTTTACTTGAGACTTTGGACCATAGACTACACTGTCTCTGCTGATGACACTGAGCTCCTGAG ACGGCAGTTTGACCTCGCTAACAAAGAGGCGATGGATGAATCTGCAGAGTGGAGGTTGAAATATGATGTGGAAGCTGAAAGGGCTACTAAATGTTTGGGGGAACTTAATAAG ATTAAGGAGTCTTATAAGAAGGATGAGCATGATGGTAACATCAACCAGAAATTGGCTGTGCTAAAGAAG GAATATACTAAGTAG